Below is a window of Pseudarthrobacter equi DNA.
GCCAAGGCCCAGTCGCGAACGGCGGAGGCCGGGACCCTTGATGGTGTCTTGCATATGTCTACTTCACTTCCTCAAGCAGGGTGATGGGTTATGTACGGGTGAATAATTTCGAGCTAGCCAGCTTCCTGTTGCTGGCTTGTTCTTGGCGTATGGCGCACTTTCAGGGACGCCGGTAGGCGCAGGGATGCGACGTCATTTGCCCCAGCCTCGAAGGCTAGTGGTCCCGGCGACGTATACGATCTACAGAACCTCCAAAAGCGCGCTGAGCACCAAAACGAAACGTTTCGCCTTTTGTGATCAGAGTTACGTTATATTCTGAGACGACTATTCGTCAATCTTTGAGACCGGAGGGTCGCATCGCCGTTCGTGTATTACGAAACGATTCGCTATTGATCATCACGCCGTCTTCAGTTGACCCCTAGTCACCCCTCCTAGTGCCGGGGGGAGGGCAAGCGGACGACAGGGCTCCGGGGGCCTCGCCCTCGTTCAGCCAGTCTTTTGCGATGGCTGACGCGGGATTCAAGAAGCGCTTGGATCAGTTCGAGGGGGCTGTACAACGAGCGATAGGAGTTGCGGCAGCGCGGTCGTCATGCCGGCAAGGAAGTCGTGTTGGCAGAGATGCGCCTGGATAACACCTTGGCGGGAGCTGTACGCCTTCATGGAGCTTACCGCTGTCGTCGCATCATTCCCTGAGAGTCGGCTCTCCCTCTCCCCAGTCGCGATTTGGAAACGCCGATAGCTTATATTCGGTCAAGTAGCTATCGGGTAATGCTAGAAAGCAGAAGCCCAGTGGGGGTTCCCCGCACGCCTTGGCCCCTTAAAGTTTTTCTGAGGGCGCCTCGTCCTAGAGCAGCGTTGGACAGGGGGCAGGGGAGCGCGGGCAACTTGCGGGCGCCGGTCTCGGGTCGGAATAGCGCGAAATTCCGCATTGCTGACGGTGGCTCATGATGTTCTTAGATCCCACCCTGACAGTTGGAGGGGCAGGAAACCGAGCTGCGGTAGCCCGAGAACTATCAAAATAGTCCGAAAAATCGGGTCTTTATGGGAGTCGCTTAGCGAAGGGGGGCGATGTCACCTCCTGCGGTTCGTCAGGTGTCTGAGAACCAGACCAGAGCTCCACCTACGGAGAAGTCTTCCCACGTCAGGCGCCCCGACGTCAGGTTGGGGTGTGGTTCCGCCTGACAGCGATGGAGTTTGAAGGATCGTGCTCCGCTCAGGTGCCTTCTCTGGTCGGATGGGTTCGTTATTTTGTTGCAGAGGCGCGGTTGAAGGCAAGGGTGTGTAGTCCGGCAGGGAGTCGAGTCGGGGCGCTCCCCGGTTCGAGGTCAAGGACCACGGGGACGCAGGCGAACCGCTGGAGCTCCGTTAGCTGTGGCCTGGTGGTGTCCAGCCCCAGGCCTTGTCCGTGGAAGACCAGTCCAGAACCTGACCCCCGAGCTGGCGTTTCTCGTCCTGGTCAAGCGTGCTCAGCCGCACGTACCCGCTCCGCTGTCCGGCGACTGGCTGCCTCCTCCCTCTACCTGTGAGGTTGAGTTCTAGAGCTGTCCGATTGCAGGCTGCTCAGTTGGACGCTGATCCGCTCGACGGTTGCTTCGACTCCTTCGTCCGAGTTCATCGCGAGCCCGATTTCATCTTGTTGGAGCGGCTCGAGTGTTTCGAGCTGAGACGTGAGGAGGGAGGCCGGCATGAAGTGGCCAGGTCGCAGGGTCATGCGGACTCGCAATACCGGCGTTGCGACGTTCAGCAAGACAAATGCGGTTGATGGGGCCACGGCGCGGATCGCGTCCCGATAAACGCGTTTGAGCGCGGAGCAGGCCACAACGATGCCGCTGCCGGACTCGGCAGCAAGTGCTGCACCTACCAACTGGAGCCAGGGCCACCGGTCTTCATCCGTCAGGGGAGTACCGGCGGCCATTTTTTGCACGTTAGCAGGCGGATGGAGGGAGTCGGCGTCTATAAATGCTGCACCGATGCGGGCCGCCAGTGCGGCACCGACGGTGGACTTGCCGGCACCGGATACGCCCATGACGACGATAGCCCAGGACAACTAGATCTCTCCTTGGCTCGTTGTGCCTGCGGGAATGGCGCTCAATCGGGTGACCTCAACGGGGGTGCTGAGTAGTCCCTCAAGTGAAGCATTGAGTCGCTTAACGGCCTCTCCTTCGCCGTGTGCATCAAGCAGTGCTGCGGATTGCCATTTTTCAATCATGACAATCTGGCCATTTGGTGCTTCATGGATGGCATAGAGCAGGCAGCCCGGCTCCTGATGGACTTCGGTGATGGCGGGCGAGAGTGCCTCTACGACCTTGTGGAAAGCGCCGTCGATGGGAGTGAAAACTGCGGTGACGATGATGGACATCAGAGTCCTGCTCTTTCTGTGTCGATTGGGGGGGGAACGGAATGTACGATCGGCGTGCTCAAAACAGGCTGGGAAGGAAGTTGGTGCTCCAAACGAATCCTGGGACAAAAGTGTAACCGATACCACTTTTGATCAAAATCCCAGATGCTAGGACGAGCCGGAGTGCGTGCCGGGCACTAGGGGGTACTTCGTTTGCCTCAGCTGCTTATGCCGCGCCTGGCGGGACTCGTACGCGCTGCGGGATTTAGAGTTGCGGTGGCTCCAAGAGTTGTCTTGCGACATCCGCGTCCGTTATGAGCACATTGATCCAGCCTCCGGTGACGGCGCCGCGGATGGCGTCCAATTTGCGCATGCCCCCGGCGACGCCTATGCGGCGCGGCACACTCATCATGGCGTCAGCGTCGATGGAAATCACCCTGTCTTCTATGGCGGGCTTCATGGGATGCCCGTTGATATCGAAGAATCGCAAACAAATCTCTCCGACGGCGCCGGCCCGGGATAGCTCACCTTCTTCCGCCCTGTTCAGTGCATTTCCACTGGCCTGCCAGAGGGGGGAGGCCGGGAACGTTCCGATTCCGACCAGCAAGGTGGTCAGCCGGTCCCAGGCGTCAATGGAGGCCGCCACGGCAGGGTCGCCCGTGAACGCTTCGCGGATCTGCTGGTTTGCCACGAGCCCCGGGCATCCCATGTAGTAGGGCTTGGCTGATGTCAGTTCCGCGAGATGGGAGACCAGCCGCGTCGCCTGTATTTGGGCCTGCGGGCTTCCCACCCCTCCTATGAGTTGGATCACTTCGTTGGCGATCTTTCTTGGCCGTGAGCGCATGGCTTCAACGGTGTGCAGGAGCGTGGTGCTCCACGAGGAGATCCCGATGTACTCGTTGGCGTCGATGGTTGTTTCCAGGTAGGTGGCGGCGGAAGAGCCCAAGCGCATGCCCAACGAAGCGCCGTCCATGACGTCTACCACGACAACTTCGCGGAGCCGGTACTTCTCTTCCAGCGCTTTCTCAAGCCCCACATAGATTCCTGCCGGCTGAACTATGGAGGTCCGCACGATACCCAGGTCCACCGCGTTCTTGAGGTAGCGCGAAACCCGCGCTTGCGAGAGTTTGAGGCGCTCGGATATCTCGCCCTGAGACAAGCCTTCCTCGTGGTAAAGCACGGCAATCTTGGTGAATAGCCGCAGCTGCTCAGTGCTCACCGACAATAAGGAGGAGGGCCCTGTGGTCTGCGTCATATTTCGTCACTTTCGTCGATGTTTGAATATTTATGCACCTTTGAATGTGCAGCGATTGTTTCTGGAGTGGCACCCCTCCCGCCGCGGCTCGCCCTTCGGACCCCGATGGTCGACCAGGAGCAGTGCTGCCCATTGCTGAATCAATATTCAGGACTGAAAAATTCTAGCCCCGTGGTGCCGATTTCCCCTCTGTCCGGGGGCAAACGGCTCATAAGCTTCCAACACCAGCCCAACTTCAGAGTCGAAGTTCCGTCAGGAATTTCGATCGGCGTCAACGTGGGCAAAGTTGCCTCCACGATCGAAAGCGAAATGCAGATGACAGATGTTAAGTTCTCCACCCGCCTCAATTCCTTCGGGCTGGGCAAGGGCAAGAAATACCCCAGCGGTGAGGATTCGGTGATCGACCTCATCGCCCTCGCCGGAAGCGTCAAGGGGCTGACGTCACTCGAACTGAACTACCCCGAGCACTTTGGCCGACATTCAGTCAAGGAGATCAAGGCGGCCTTAGCCAAGGCAGATCTTGATGTCCGCGGGATCCAGCTCCGCTGGCCGGCACCCCAGTTTTCCAACGGAGGGTTCACCAACCCCGACCCCGCACTTCGGGAAGCAGCCGTCACGATGGTCAAGGAAGCCATCAGCTTGTGCCGGGAGTTCGGCACCGACCATGTACTGCTCTGGCCGGCCCATGACGGCTACGAATACCCGCTGCAGATGGACTACATGCAGGCCTGGAACTGGATGGTTGAAAGCCTGCAGGCTGTCGCGGACGTCGATCAGGAAATCCGCATCTCGATCGAGTACAAGCCAGCCGAACCCCGCGGGCGCACTATTCTCAACACCACCGGTGCCGTAATGAACCTCATCAAAGACTGTAACCGCCCGAATCTTGGCGTCACCCTGGACTTCGGCCACCTGCTGATGGCCCGGGAGAACCCTGCGCAGTCCGCTGCCATGTGCCTGCGGGAGCAGAAACTGTTCGGACTTCAGCTCAATGACTCACACGGCGTGGCCGACGACGGCCTGGTAGTCGCGTCCATTCACTTCGCCGAGACACTGGAACTCGTGTACTACTTGCTCCGCGAGGGTTACCAGGGCACGTACTATTTCGATACCGATCCGGTCCGGGAGAACCCGGTCGCCGAATGCGAGATGAACATCGAGAGGATGGGGACCATCATCGACAAGGCCCGCGAGATGGTTCGGGACTATCCGGATCTCCCGAGCGGCGACGCGCTGCACTCGTCGAGCGTTTTGTGGTCGAAAGTCGTAGGTGTGTAGGTGCGTCCAACCGGTATCTGTGTCGTCGGATCGCTAAACGCGGATCTCATTGCTTATCTTGGCGCAGATGAGAGCGCAGCGAGCTATGTGGCCGGGAAGCGCTTCGAAATGGCTGCAGGCGGTAAGAGCCTGAACGCCGCAATGAGCATCGCATCGCTGGATCCGACCGTGACTCTTCTGGGACGTGTCGGCGCTGACGATCTGGGAAATTTCATCACGGCCGCCCTTCAGGCGCGGGGCATTTCAATCGACGGCATCATTCCCGATGACAGCATTCACACCGGCGTCGGGCATGTAAGAGTCAATCCCGAGGGCGAATACGACACGGTCGTTGTTCCGGGAGCCAACGGGAATTTCTCGCCGGCTGACATTGACGCCTACCTCGAGGACCATGCTCCGCCGGCGTTTGTAGTTCTGAATCTCGAGGTGCCTCTTCCCGCCGTACGGCACGCAGCCACCAGGTTCCGTGAGCTCGGTTCTCAAGTTGTTCTGAACCTCTCTCCAGTACACGCGGAAGCGAGGACGCTCCTTCGGCTCGCGGACGTAGTGGTCATGAATCTGAGCGAAGCCTGTCATGTGTTGGATGTCCCCCAAAACACAGACGTGCCGTTGCTCCTCGACGCTCTTCGAGAGGCGGGTGCCAAAACTCCCGTGCTGACACTCGGCGGCGGCGGGGTTGCCGCGCTGAACGGCAACGACCTCGTGCAGGCAAAGGTCGCACCGACCCGGGTCGTCAACTCAGTTGGCGCCGGCGACAGCTTCCTGGGAACGATGGTAGTAGCGATGGCCAACGACCACCCGTTCCCTGTGTGCCTTGGGGTCGCCAACGAGGCGGGCCGGCTGGTTTGTAGCCACTCGGAATCGTTTCTGACGCCCGCCGACGTCCAGCCCCTCGAGGAGGTAGTTGGCGTTCGTTTCGCCAAAGCCCCGGCTGGATCGTCTGCAGGATCGGAAAAAGTGCCTACCTGAAGGGCCGGGGGAGTGGGCGTCATACCCGGCCCGGTAGCAGTTCCGCCCGCCGCTACGGGTCCCCGTGTCGGGGTACCAGTGACATTAGACATAAAGCTAATCACCAGACTATTTACAAGGCAAAATCTCTTGTGGTACAAAAGTGGAACCGATACCACAGCAAAGCTGAGACTGAAGACTTCTCCGCCGACACCGAGCGGCTGATGAGCTCGGGCGCTGTTCCTCTCCCTGGACCTGATGCCCGGTAATAACAGCAAGAGTGCCGCGTGTTTTGCGGGCCTTCCAATGATGAAAGGAACTATCACAATGACCAGAATTCCTCGAACCGCTACACAGCTCCTCGCGGCCACGGCAGTGGTCGCGATGCTCGCGGCCTGCAGCGCCACTCCCGAAGGGCCGAGTGGTAAGTCGTCCCAATCCGCTGACTTGGTCAGCCTGGTTGATGCGTCTGGAAAGACGCCGATCAAGGACCTGAAGGCGAGCCTAGGCGATCCGAAGGGTTCGGCCGACACCAAGCTGTGCTACATCACCCGGACGCTTTCCAACGAGTTCTGGGGATTTGAGCGGGACGGCTTCGAGTCCGAGGCGAAGAAGCTGGGCGTCAAGTACCAGACGTTTGATGTGACCGATGAGTCGTCCATTACTGAGCAGCTGGACAAGGCCAAGAGCGCCTCCAACCAGGGCTGCACCGCCCTGCTTGCCTCGCCTATCTCGGCGACCGGTCTGGACACGGTCTTTACCGATGCCCTCGCAAAGGGCACTCCCGTCGTCGTTCTGAACGATGCCAAGGGCACCGTGCCGGGAAGCGTTTACGTAGGTCCTGATGCACTGACGATCGGCCAGACGGCTGCTGATTACATTGCAACCAAGCTTCCCGACGGCGGGAAGGTCGCCATGATCGAAGGTGACCCCGGATCATCTAACGCGCTGAACCGCGGCGAGGGTTTCAAGACGGGACTGGCTAAGCACCCGAACTTGCAACTGGTTGCCTCTCAAACGGCCAAGTGGGATCAAACCAAGGCGCAGGAGATCGCCTCGGCGATGCTCACAGCAAACCCGGATATCAAGGCGTTCTACTCGCAGAACGACGGTATGGCCCTGGGCGTCTCCGCCGCCATCGCGGCCAAGAACCTCACGGGCAAAGTCCTGCTGGTTGGAACCGACGGCATTCCCCAGGCCAAGAAGGAAATCCAGGCGGGCAACATGACCGCCACGGTGAGTGAGCAGCCCGTCACCGAAGGCGCCAGCGGCGTGGATGCCGCACTGTGGCTTTTGGCCGGCAAGAAGGTACCCGGTTGGGTCGATGTTCCTGCCTTCATCATCGATTCCGCCAATGTCGGTCAGTACCCGACCGGAATGCCATAAGGACGGTACGGATCATGGTTGCTCCGCTGCTTGAGCTGCAGAACATCGCGAAATCATTCCCCGGTGTCCGGGCCCTGAACGACGTCAGTTTCACCTTGGAAAGGGGCGAGATCTGCACGCTGGCAGGGGAAAACGGCGCCGGCAAGAGCACCCTGCTCGCTATCCTTGGCGGCTCTCTTGTTCCGGATCACGGCTCTGTGATCATCGATGGTGAGCCGAGGGCGCACTTCTCCCCACGGCAGGCACTCGCAGATGGGGTGAGGATTGCCCACCAGGAACCGGCCATCGTGCCACAACTATCGGTGGAGCAGAACCTCGTGCTCGGGCGGACAGCACGCCAGCGCCGGGACGCCGGCAAGGACATCGACCAGGCACTGGCCGATGTCGCCCAGATGGGATTCCCGCTCAAGGCGAAGGCTTCGGTGCGGGGGCTGAGCCCCGCCCAACGCCACGCCCTTACCATTGCCAGGGCCCTGGCCTTTGGCGCGAAGATCGTCGCCCTCGACGAACCTACGACCAGCATGCTGGAACACAACGTCGAAGGCGTCCTGAGCAGGGTGAGGGAAATCGCTCACACCCGTGGGGTAGGCATCATCTACGTTTCGCACAAGATGCCCGAGGTCATGAGCGTCTCCGATAAGGTCGTGGTCCTGCGTGATGGCACAGTCAATTACACAAAGCCGATTGTGGAGACCTCTGAACAGGAAATAGTACGGAACATGGTGGGCCGGGAACTGCTGTCGTTCAAACGACAGCACCCGGTGCCACCGGGTGCTCCGGTCCTGTTTTCGGCCTCGGACGTCAGTCACCCCAGCGGTGGAGGCCCTCTGGCCCTGGACGTGCGGGCTGGGGAAGTCGTGGGGATCGCTGGCCTGGTCGGCTCAGGCCGTACCGAGTTCCTGCGTGCAATCATTCGGGCCGACAAAGGCAGCACCGGCACGATAACCGTTGACGGCAAAAAACGCAGGATCCGGTCGCCAAGGGACAGCCGGAACGCTGGCATTGCGTTCATCCCCGAAGAACGCAAACACCAGGGCCTGGTCCTGCAGGTTCCCGCTTACTTCAATATCGCACTCACTGCGGACAGGCAGTTCAACGGTTTCGGCCCGATGATCAGCCTGCGAAAACAAATTGCCGCAGCGGAGGAAGCCGCGGCGCGAATGTCGCTCCGCCCCGCCAATGTTCGCCTCAACGCCCGTCAGTTCTCCGGCGGCAACCAACAAAAGATCGTCATCGCCAAGTGGACCTGGCGCAACACCAGAGTATTCCTCTTCGATGAGCCCACCAAGGGCGTGGACGTCGGCGGCAAGGTCGAAATCTACGAACTTATCGACGCCTTGGCCAAGGCCGGAAGCGCTGTGGTCGTCGTGTCGTCCGATCTGCCCGAGATCATCTCCCTCAGCGACCGGGTCAAAGTAATGCGGCAGGGTCAGTTCGTCTCCGAGCACACAGGCGATGACATTAATGAACACAGCCTCGTGGCCAACGCCATGGGCATCGCAGAAAGAACAACGACATGAGCCAGCCCACTCTGCCCAAGGATGCCACGGGCAAAGACAGCCAGAACGCCATTGTGAAGGAACGGTCAGAGGCCTCACCCGGGAAACGTCGCACCCGGCCGACGCTAAACCTCCAGGCGCTGGGAATTTATATCGCCGCCTTGGTCATCTTCCTCATCTTCGGGCTGCTGAACCAGAACTTCCTTACCTCCGGCAACCTTCGGGACATCGCCGTCTCGGCCAGCGTCAACGCAATCATCGGCCTTGGCATCACGTTTGTCATCATCACCGGCGGTATCGATCTGTCCGTCGGCTCGATTGCGAGTTTCGTCGGAATCGCTGCTGCCACCATGATGGTCAATGCCGGGACGTCCCCCTTCTTCGCCCTGCTTGCCGGCATAGCCCTCGGACTGGTCTGTGGCGCCCTCAACGGCCTGCTGATCACCAAACTCAAGCTGCCCCCCTTCATCGCCACCCTCGGAACGATGAGCATCTATCAGGGCTGCGCTTACGTGGTAACCAACGGAAAGCCCGTCTACAACATCCCCAAGGACTTCGTCTTCATGCTCAACAGCTACGTCGGCGGAGTCCCGGTCGCGGTCATCCTCGTCGCGGTCCTGGCCATCCTCTGCTGGCTGCTGCTCCGCCGCACCGTGTTTGGACAGAACGTCATCGCTACCGGTGGCAGCGAAGAAACGGCCTGGCTCTCCGGTGTCCGTGTCGACAGGGTAAAAATCGCCGTTTACGCTCTCTCCGGCGTACTGGCAGGAATCGGCGGACTGGTCATCGTAGCCCGAATCAACGCGGCCCAGACTGACGCCGGCAGCCCCTACCTGCTCACGGCCATCGCCTCCGCAGTGATCGGCGGAGCCAACCTCATGGGCGGCGAGGGACGCATCGCCGGGACCCTGGTTGGAGCCCTGATCCTCGGTGCACTCACCAACGGGCTCGTCCTCCTCAACGTCCCGAGCTTCTACGAACAGATCGTCACCGGCCTCGTCGTTGTGATCGCCGTCGCCCTCGACCAAACCAGCAAAGGCTGGCCGTTGTTCAAGAAAAAATCACTACAGAAGAAGGAAGCGACAGCCTGACAAAACCTCAAGAGGGGGAGGTACCCGGGAGCCTACAATCAGGCACCGGGGTTGCACTGATGGGCGGCTGCGGAGAATTCCGTGGCCGCCTACCCCCGCTACGCCCCCGGCGCCTATGGTCCATCCCGCAAGCTGCAGGCCATACAGCACGCCGAGGGAACGCCCGGAAATTAGGAGATCTCAGTGCTCGATTTTGATATCGTCGACGCCCATCACCACCTGTGTGACTACTCCCGACCATACCCATGGCTCCAAGGGCCGGCAGAACCGTTCCGCTACCACGGGGATGACCGGCCGCTCCGGCGAAACTATCTCA
It encodes the following:
- a CDS encoding gluconokinase, producing the protein MSWAIVVMGVSGAGKSTVGAALAARIGAAFIDADSLHPPANVQKMAAGTPLTDEDRWPWLQLVGAALAAESGSGIVVACSALKRVYRDAIRAVAPSTAFVLLNVATPVLRVRMTLRPGHFMPASLLTSQLETLEPLQQDEIGLAMNSDEGVEATVERISVQLSSLQSDSSRTQPHR
- a CDS encoding putative quinol monooxygenase; its protein translation is MSIIVTAVFTPIDGAFHKVVEALSPAITEVHQEPGCLLYAIHEAPNGQIVMIEKWQSAALLDAHGEGEAVKRLNASLEGLLSTPVEVTRLSAIPAGTTSQGEI
- a CDS encoding sugar-binding transcriptional regulator, with product MTQTTGPSSLLSVSTEQLRLFTKIAVLYHEEGLSQGEISERLKLSQARVSRYLKNAVDLGIVRTSIVQPAGIYVGLEKALEEKYRLREVVVVDVMDGASLGMRLGSSAATYLETTIDANEYIGISSWSTTLLHTVEAMRSRPRKIANEVIQLIGGVGSPQAQIQATRLVSHLAELTSAKPYYMGCPGLVANQQIREAFTGDPAVAASIDAWDRLTTLLVGIGTFPASPLWQASGNALNRAEEGELSRAGAVGEICLRFFDINGHPMKPAIEDRVISIDADAMMSVPRRIGVAGGMRKLDAIRGAVTGGWINVLITDADVARQLLEPPQL
- a CDS encoding sugar phosphate isomerase/epimerase family protein, producing MTDVKFSTRLNSFGLGKGKKYPSGEDSVIDLIALAGSVKGLTSLELNYPEHFGRHSVKEIKAALAKADLDVRGIQLRWPAPQFSNGGFTNPDPALREAAVTMVKEAISLCREFGTDHVLLWPAHDGYEYPLQMDYMQAWNWMVESLQAVADVDQEIRISIEYKPAEPRGRTILNTTGAVMNLIKDCNRPNLGVTLDFGHLLMARENPAQSAAMCLREQKLFGLQLNDSHGVADDGLVVASIHFAETLELVYYLLREGYQGTYYFDTDPVRENPVAECEMNIERMGTIIDKAREMVRDYPDLPSGDALHSSSVLWSKVVGV
- a CDS encoding PfkB family carbohydrate kinase — translated: MRPTGICVVGSLNADLIAYLGADESAASYVAGKRFEMAAGGKSLNAAMSIASLDPTVTLLGRVGADDLGNFITAALQARGISIDGIIPDDSIHTGVGHVRVNPEGEYDTVVVPGANGNFSPADIDAYLEDHAPPAFVVLNLEVPLPAVRHAATRFRELGSQVVLNLSPVHAEARTLLRLADVVVMNLSEACHVLDVPQNTDVPLLLDALREAGAKTPVLTLGGGGVAALNGNDLVQAKVAPTRVVNSVGAGDSFLGTMVVAMANDHPFPVCLGVANEAGRLVCSHSESFLTPADVQPLEEVVGVRFAKAPAGSSAGSEKVPT
- a CDS encoding sugar ABC transporter substrate-binding protein, which gives rise to MTRIPRTATQLLAATAVVAMLAACSATPEGPSGKSSQSADLVSLVDASGKTPIKDLKASLGDPKGSADTKLCYITRTLSNEFWGFERDGFESEAKKLGVKYQTFDVTDESSITEQLDKAKSASNQGCTALLASPISATGLDTVFTDALAKGTPVVVLNDAKGTVPGSVYVGPDALTIGQTAADYIATKLPDGGKVAMIEGDPGSSNALNRGEGFKTGLAKHPNLQLVASQTAKWDQTKAQEIASAMLTANPDIKAFYSQNDGMALGVSAAIAAKNLTGKVLLVGTDGIPQAKKEIQAGNMTATVSEQPVTEGASGVDAALWLLAGKKVPGWVDVPAFIIDSANVGQYPTGMP
- a CDS encoding sugar ABC transporter ATP-binding protein, producing the protein MVAPLLELQNIAKSFPGVRALNDVSFTLERGEICTLAGENGAGKSTLLAILGGSLVPDHGSVIIDGEPRAHFSPRQALADGVRIAHQEPAIVPQLSVEQNLVLGRTARQRRDAGKDIDQALADVAQMGFPLKAKASVRGLSPAQRHALTIARALAFGAKIVALDEPTTSMLEHNVEGVLSRVREIAHTRGVGIIYVSHKMPEVMSVSDKVVVLRDGTVNYTKPIVETSEQEIVRNMVGRELLSFKRQHPVPPGAPVLFSASDVSHPSGGGPLALDVRAGEVVGIAGLVGSGRTEFLRAIIRADKGSTGTITVDGKKRRIRSPRDSRNAGIAFIPEERKHQGLVLQVPAYFNIALTADRQFNGFGPMISLRKQIAAAEEAAARMSLRPANVRLNARQFSGGNQQKIVIAKWTWRNTRVFLFDEPTKGVDVGGKVEIYELIDALAKAGSAVVVVSSDLPEIISLSDRVKVMRQGQFVSEHTGDDINEHSLVANAMGIAERTTT
- a CDS encoding ABC transporter permease encodes the protein MSQPTLPKDATGKDSQNAIVKERSEASPGKRRTRPTLNLQALGIYIAALVIFLIFGLLNQNFLTSGNLRDIAVSASVNAIIGLGITFVIITGGIDLSVGSIASFVGIAAATMMVNAGTSPFFALLAGIALGLVCGALNGLLITKLKLPPFIATLGTMSIYQGCAYVVTNGKPVYNIPKDFVFMLNSYVGGVPVAVILVAVLAILCWLLLRRTVFGQNVIATGGSEETAWLSGVRVDRVKIAVYALSGVLAGIGGLVIVARINAAQTDAGSPYLLTAIASAVIGGANLMGGEGRIAGTLVGALILGALTNGLVLLNVPSFYEQIVTGLVVVIAVALDQTSKGWPLFKKKSLQKKEATA